A window from Rhizobium sp. BG4 encodes these proteins:
- a CDS encoding FadR/GntR family transcriptional regulator — translation MTLKLDKVNRGPHLSTLVASSISREIAQGRLRPGDQLPTEQQLAQTFGVSRNVVREAIARLRSEGRIWSQQGRGAFVADQPNATVLTIDYEALQQANAFQSLFELRGILEVEAAALAAKRRTADDLSAMKEALVTMRDAPYGSVMWLKTDLEFHKTVAAATGNVYMVQFLMFVSERVRESILASGNQQRSEDLAAVTLGEHQRILDAIEAGDGDEARDAMRDHLHGAASRVGLAGEQSE, via the coding sequence ATGACGTTGAAACTCGACAAGGTCAATCGGGGGCCGCATCTGTCGACTCTGGTCGCGAGTTCGATCTCGCGCGAGATCGCCCAGGGGCGTCTGCGGCCGGGCGATCAGCTTCCGACCGAACAGCAGCTTGCGCAGACATTCGGCGTCAGCCGCAACGTGGTGCGTGAGGCGATTGCGCGCTTGCGCTCCGAGGGGCGCATCTGGTCGCAGCAGGGCCGCGGCGCCTTCGTTGCCGATCAGCCGAACGCCACCGTGCTGACCATCGATTACGAGGCGCTGCAGCAGGCGAACGCCTTCCAGTCGCTCTTCGAGCTTCGCGGCATCCTCGAAGTCGAGGCCGCAGCCCTTGCCGCCAAGCGGCGGACCGCCGACGATCTCAGCGCCATGAAAGAGGCGCTGGTGACGATGCGCGATGCGCCTTATGGCAGCGTCATGTGGCTGAAGACCGATCTCGAATTCCACAAGACCGTCGCTGCGGCGACCGGCAATGTCTACATGGTGCAGTTCCTGATGTTCGTTTCCGAGCGGGTGCGCGAATCCATTCTCGCATCGGGCAACCAGCAGCGCTCGGAAGACCTTGCGGCCGTCACGCTCGGCGAACACCAGCGTATCCTCGATGCGATCGAGGCAGGCGATGGCGACGAAGCCCGCGATGCGATGCGCGACCATCTCCATGGCGCCGCAAGCCGCGTCGGTCTTGCCGGAGAACAATCCGAGTAA
- a CDS encoding fumarylacetoacetate hydrolase family protein: protein MKLLRYGQRGAEKPGILDKNGKVRDLSGQIDDVAGANLTAAGLAKIAAIDVESLPVVAEPGRLGPCVSRTGKFICVGLNYADHAAETGAAIPAEPILFMKATSAITGPNDNVIIPRKSKKTDWEVELGIVIGDEARYVSEADAMKHVAGYCLINDVSEREFQAERGGQWTKGKSADSFGPIGPWIVTRDEIADPQDLKMWLSVDGVMRQNGSTKTMIFGVSFLVHYISQFMSLQPGDIISTGTPPGVGLGMKPPVFLTAGQTIKLGIEGLGEQTQLTVDAA from the coding sequence ATGAAGCTTCTGAGATACGGCCAGCGCGGCGCCGAAAAGCCGGGCATTCTCGACAAGAACGGCAAGGTGAGGGACCTGAGCGGTCAGATCGATGACGTCGCCGGCGCCAATCTGACGGCTGCGGGCCTCGCCAAGATCGCCGCAATCGACGTCGAAAGCCTGCCTGTCGTCGCCGAGCCCGGCCGGCTTGGTCCCTGCGTTTCGCGCACCGGCAAATTCATCTGCGTGGGCCTGAACTATGCCGACCACGCTGCCGAAACGGGCGCTGCCATTCCCGCAGAGCCGATCCTGTTCATGAAGGCGACGAGCGCCATCACCGGCCCCAACGACAACGTCATCATTCCCCGCAAGTCGAAGAAGACCGATTGGGAAGTCGAGCTCGGCATCGTCATCGGTGATGAGGCACGCTACGTCTCGGAAGCCGATGCGATGAAGCATGTCGCCGGCTACTGCCTGATCAACGACGTCTCGGAGCGCGAGTTCCAGGCGGAGCGCGGTGGCCAGTGGACGAAGGGAAAGTCGGCCGACAGTTTCGGCCCGATCGGCCCCTGGATTGTGACGCGCGACGAAATCGCCGATCCGCAGGATCTCAAGATGTGGCTCTCCGTCGATGGCGTGATGCGCCAGAACGGCTCGACGAAGACGATGATCTTCGGCGTTTCCTTCCTCGTCCACTACATCTCGCAATTCATGAGCCTGCAGCCGGGCGACATCATCTCGACCGGCACACCCCCGGGCGTCGGCCTCGGCATGAAGCCGCCGGTCTTCCTGACGGCGGGCCAGACGATCAAGCTCGGCATCGAGGGTCTCGGCGAGCAGACGCAGCTGACTGTTGACGCTGCCTGA
- the larB gene encoding nickel pincer cofactor biosynthesis protein LarB produces MSSTDTVFDFTRAERIGLSEAVFCAGKSPQQIAGILESARERDASLLLTRLDVAKYDALPAHLKAQTDWCDISKTAYFGQLPPLSLTGKVAIVSAGTSDAPAAREAERTLRHAGVECSFIIDVGVAGLWRLMDRVEDIRRFPIVIAVAGMDAALASVLGGLYGGALICVPTSVGYGAAEDGRTALNAMLASCAPGLLVTNIDNGYGAACAALRLLNTMQLR; encoded by the coding sequence ATGAGCAGCACCGATACCGTCTTCGATTTCACCCGGGCCGAGCGCATCGGTCTCAGCGAAGCCGTCTTCTGCGCCGGGAAATCGCCGCAACAGATCGCCGGCATTCTCGAAAGCGCAAGGGAGCGTGATGCGAGCCTGCTTCTGACCCGTCTCGATGTGGCGAAATACGATGCACTACCGGCGCATCTCAAGGCACAGACCGACTGGTGCGATATTTCGAAGACCGCCTATTTCGGACAGTTGCCGCCGCTATCGCTCACCGGAAAGGTCGCAATTGTTTCGGCCGGAACGTCGGATGCCCCGGCAGCGCGCGAGGCCGAACGCACCCTTCGCCATGCCGGCGTCGAGTGCAGTTTCATCATCGATGTCGGGGTCGCCGGTCTCTGGCGGCTGATGGACAGGGTCGAGGACATCAGGCGCTTTCCAATCGTCATCGCCGTTGCTGGAATGGATGCGGCGCTCGCAAGCGTCCTTGGCGGCCTCTATGGCGGCGCCCTCATCTGCGTCCCGACCTCTGTCGGCTATGGTGCCGCCGAAGACGGCCGTACGGCGCTGAATGCGATGCTCGCCAGCTGTGCGCCCGGCCTTCTCGTCACCAATATCGACAATGGCTATGGCGCGGCCTGCGCCGCCCTTCGGCTGCTCAACACCATGCAGCTTCGGTAA
- a CDS encoding adenine nucleotide alpha hydrolase has translation MRDALDTVLDALGDVSIAVSGGIDSLTLATIAVQRLGAGRAGIMHAVSPAVPPEATERVRMLANREGWDLQLIDAGEFSDPDYIANPLNRCFFCKGNLYRAITARTARQVLSGTNLDDLGEYRPGLDAARNFGVRHPFVEAGIGKADVRRLARDAGLGDLSELPASPCLSSRIETSIAIDAATLAAVHRIETFLTEAISPKTVRCRIRRSGVVVELDPGSLQRTGDMGAVLREMLPEAYQGKPLTFEPYRNGSAFIGARP, from the coding sequence GTGAGAGACGCGCTCGACACGGTACTCGACGCGCTGGGCGACGTCTCGATCGCCGTCAGCGGCGGCATCGACTCGCTGACACTGGCGACGATCGCGGTCCAGCGCCTGGGCGCCGGGCGTGCCGGCATCATGCACGCCGTTTCGCCTGCCGTGCCGCCGGAGGCGACGGAGCGGGTACGGATGCTCGCGAATAGGGAAGGCTGGGACCTGCAGCTGATCGATGCCGGCGAATTCTCCGACCCCGATTACATCGCCAACCCCCTCAATCGCTGCTTCTTCTGCAAGGGCAATCTTTACCGCGCCATCACTGCCAGGACCGCGCGGCAGGTGCTGTCAGGCACCAATCTGGACGATCTCGGCGAATACCGGCCGGGCCTCGATGCGGCCCGCAATTTCGGCGTCAGGCATCCCTTCGTGGAGGCCGGAATCGGCAAGGCCGACGTGCGGCGTCTGGCGCGCGATGCTGGTCTCGGAGACCTGTCGGAACTGCCCGCTTCGCCCTGCCTCTCCAGCCGGATCGAGACATCGATCGCCATCGACGCTGCAACGCTGGCGGCGGTGCATCGCATCGAGACGTTTCTCACAGAAGCGATAAGTCCGAAGACCGTCCGCTGCCGCATCCGCCGCAGCGGCGTCGTCGTCGAACTGGATCCCGGCAGCCTTCAGCGCACAGGGGACATGGGCGCCGTTCTCAGGGAGATGCTGCCTGAAGCCTACCAGGGCAAGCCTCTGACCTTCGAGCCCTACCGCAACGGCAGCGCCTTCATCGGTGCACGGCCATGA
- a CDS encoding LarC family nickel insertion protein — MLEIHLDPVGGIAGDMFVAALLDFRPDLQEGLQAALKLCPLIERVDCALVAHNDGILTGSRFTVRHRDHGPDHAHDHGHGDHHHHHHGHHHHEHEAHDHGTDHHTHGHVAWRTIRDALAQSSLDAETIRHATGIFGKLAEAEGRVHGKAPDDVTFHEVGAWDSIADIVAAGWLIGRIGATGWTVGPIPLGSGRVRTAHGLLPVPAPATVHLLQGFDLIDDGIAGERVTPTGAAILAYLCERPAAPGRRILKASSHGFGSKRLAGVSNCLRLLAFERRESAAIIEETIAVLECEIDDQTGEDIAQAIDRLRSQDGVRDVIQAPVFGKKGRMMTHLRVLADPAAKEEVANAILDETTTIGLRLSTAARMTLRREKETVEHGGQVYAFKVVERPSGRSAKLEADTLAETSGAAARNGLRRLLEGLLKQKRGDLL, encoded by the coding sequence GTGCTCGAAATTCATCTCGATCCAGTGGGCGGCATTGCAGGCGACATGTTCGTCGCCGCCCTGCTCGATTTCCGGCCAGACCTGCAGGAAGGCCTGCAGGCGGCACTAAAGCTTTGCCCGCTGATCGAGCGCGTCGACTGCGCGCTTGTTGCCCATAATGACGGCATCCTCACCGGCAGCCGCTTCACCGTCCGCCATCGCGATCATGGGCCTGACCACGCGCATGATCACGGCCACGGGGATCATCACCACCACCATCATGGCCATCATCACCATGAACATGAAGCCCACGATCACGGCACGGATCACCACACACACGGCCACGTGGCGTGGCGGACGATCCGCGATGCTCTGGCACAGTCGTCCCTCGATGCCGAGACTATCCGTCATGCCACCGGCATTTTCGGCAAGCTCGCCGAGGCCGAGGGGCGGGTACATGGGAAAGCACCTGACGACGTGACGTTCCACGAAGTCGGCGCCTGGGATTCGATCGCCGATATCGTCGCGGCCGGATGGCTGATCGGCCGGATCGGCGCGACCGGCTGGACCGTTGGTCCCATTCCGCTCGGCAGCGGCCGGGTGAGGACTGCGCATGGGCTCCTCCCTGTCCCGGCACCGGCGACCGTTCACCTGCTCCAGGGCTTCGATCTCATCGACGACGGCATCGCCGGCGAGCGCGTGACGCCGACCGGTGCGGCAATCCTCGCCTATCTCTGCGAGAGACCGGCGGCTCCCGGGCGGAGGATCTTGAAGGCATCCAGCCACGGCTTCGGCAGCAAGCGGCTGGCGGGTGTCAGCAACTGCCTGCGGCTGCTCGCCTTCGAGCGGCGGGAAAGCGCAGCTATCATCGAGGAGACAATCGCCGTCCTCGAATGCGAGATCGACGATCAGACCGGCGAGGATATCGCCCAGGCGATCGACAGGTTGCGCAGCCAGGACGGCGTGCGCGATGTCATCCAGGCGCCGGTGTTCGGCAAGAAGGGCCGGATGATGACGCATCTGCGCGTGCTTGCCGACCCGGCCGCAAAGGAAGAGGTCGCCAATGCCATCCTCGACGAAACGACGACGATCGGCCTGCGCCTCTCGACGGCGGCGCGTATGACGCTGCGCCGCGAAAAAGAAACCGTCGAGCACGGCGGTCAGGTCTATGCCTTCAAGGTTGTCGAACGCCCATCCGGGCGAAGCGCCAAGCTCGAAGCCGATACGCTGGCCGAGACCTCGGGTGCGGCCGCCCGCAACGGGTTGCGCCGATTGCTGGAAGGATTGCTGAAGCAGAAGAGAGGAGATCTGCTGTGA
- a CDS encoding FadR/GntR family transcriptional regulator, producing the protein MKDRDSAVFNTIPQTPNLRSGLADSLIAQIESGDLKPGQRLPTEQAIMEATGVSRTIVREALATLRAKGLITTRQGLGAFVSNDPTPRSFSIIPNDLESIDEVLRVLELRIGIEYEAAGLAALRRTPEDIARMQARLDALDQAIEQGGYGAEEDFAFHRSILVATQNSYYGRLFDTFGTAMVPRQWARLDNMTALEREGHAARMRKEHHAIFQAIRDGNEAAARKALRAHLSKSTARFEELRDARLHR; encoded by the coding sequence ATGAAGGACAGGGACAGCGCGGTTTTCAACACCATCCCGCAGACGCCCAATCTGCGCAGCGGACTGGCCGACAGTCTGATCGCGCAGATCGAATCCGGCGATCTGAAGCCCGGCCAGCGCCTGCCGACCGAGCAGGCGATCATGGAAGCCACAGGTGTGAGCCGTACCATCGTGCGCGAGGCGCTGGCGACGCTGAGGGCCAAGGGGCTGATCACCACGCGCCAGGGGCTCGGCGCCTTCGTTTCCAACGATCCGACGCCGCGCTCCTTCTCCATCATCCCGAACGACCTGGAATCGATCGACGAAGTGCTGCGCGTTCTCGAACTGCGCATCGGCATCGAATATGAGGCCGCCGGCCTTGCGGCCCTGCGGCGCACGCCGGAGGATATCGCCCGCATGCAGGCGCGGCTGGATGCGCTCGATCAGGCGATCGAACAGGGCGGCTACGGGGCCGAGGAGGACTTCGCCTTCCATCGCTCGATCCTGGTCGCGACGCAGAATTCCTATTACGGACGGCTGTTCGATACGTTCGGAACGGCCATGGTGCCGCGCCAGTGGGCGCGTCTCGACAACATGACGGCGCTCGAGCGCGAGGGCCATGCAGCCCGCATGCGCAAGGAACATCACGCGATCTTCCAGGCGATCCGCGACGGCAATGAAGCGGCGGCGCGCAAGGCGCTGCGCGCCCACCTGTCGAAGAGCACGGCGCGCTTCGAAGAGCTCCGCGACGCCCGCCTTCATCGATAG
- the larA gene encoding nickel-dependent lactate racemase: protein MNEIALSYGRGHLDITLPPGARPAVIRKQALPKLADASAAIRSALDNPIASAPLAELARGRSSACILICDITRPVPNRLFLRPMIETMIASGIAREKISVLIATGLHRPNLGDELAELVGDAWVLENVRVENHYARDEDAHIDFGFTKTRNTPVKLDRLFAEADLKIATGLVEPHFMAGWSGGRKVIAPGVAHHETIRTFHSARFMEDPLAVQCNLIGNPLHEEQLEIVRMLGEVYALNTVLDEERDLVCVTFGEIIASHQAAVDFVSGATQIPMDRKFSTVVTSSAGYPLDKTYYQTIKGMVTPLDILKPGGTLIIASECSEGFGSPEFREAQARLVELGPDRFLATLTAKNLAEIDEWQAEMQLKPMRLGRVELYTTGLSGSDRALTGVGVIDDLTAAIARSISRSGDPDVAIIPEGPYVVPRYAG, encoded by the coding sequence ATGAACGAAATCGCCCTCTCCTATGGCCGCGGCCATCTCGACATCACTCTTCCACCGGGCGCCCGCCCGGCGGTGATCCGCAAGCAGGCACTTCCGAAGCTCGCCGACGCTAGCGCGGCCATTCGTAGCGCTCTCGACAATCCTATCGCATCGGCGCCGCTTGCCGAACTCGCAAGGGGACGCAGCAGCGCCTGCATCCTGATCTGCGACATCACCCGGCCGGTGCCGAACCGGCTGTTCCTGCGGCCGATGATCGAGACGATGATCGCCTCCGGCATTGCCCGTGAAAAGATCTCGGTGCTGATCGCGACCGGGCTCCACCGCCCCAATCTCGGAGATGAACTGGCCGAACTCGTCGGCGATGCCTGGGTTCTCGAGAATGTCAGGGTCGAGAACCACTACGCCCGCGATGAAGACGCCCATATCGATTTCGGCTTCACGAAAACACGGAACACGCCGGTCAAGCTCGACCGGCTGTTTGCCGAGGCCGATCTCAAGATCGCGACCGGGCTTGTCGAGCCGCATTTCATGGCCGGATGGTCCGGCGGTCGCAAGGTCATTGCGCCGGGCGTCGCGCATCACGAGACGATCCGAACATTTCATTCGGCCCGCTTCATGGAAGACCCGCTCGCGGTCCAGTGCAATCTGATCGGCAATCCCCTGCACGAGGAGCAGCTGGAGATCGTCCGCATGCTCGGCGAGGTCTATGCGCTGAACACCGTGCTCGACGAGGAACGTGACCTTGTCTGCGTCACCTTCGGCGAGATCATCGCCAGCCATCAGGCCGCCGTCGATTTCGTCAGCGGCGCGACGCAGATCCCGATGGACAGGAAATTCTCGACGGTCGTCACCTCCTCGGCCGGCTACCCGCTCGACAAGACCTACTACCAGACGATCAAGGGCATGGTGACGCCGCTCGATATCCTGAAACCCGGCGGCACGCTGATCATCGCGTCGGAATGTTCCGAAGGCTTCGGTTCGCCCGAATTCCGCGAGGCGCAGGCACGCCTCGTAGAGCTCGGCCCGGATCGGTTCCTGGCGACGCTGACAGCCAAGAACCTTGCCGAGATCGATGAATGGCAGGCGGAGATGCAGCTGAAGCCGATGCGGCTCGGGCGCGTCGAACTCTATACGACCGGACTTTCCGGCAGTGACCGTGCGCTGACCGGCGTCGGCGTGATCGATGACCTGACGGCCGCGATCGCCCGCAGCATTTCACGAAGCGGCGATCCCGATGTCGCGATCATTCCGGAGGGGCCTTATGTCGTGCCTCGCTATGCGGGTTGA
- a CDS encoding ABC transporter ATP-binding protein codes for MNLLEVSNVTTGYGATVVNRDVSVTLGENEVITILGPNGAGKSTLLRTIVGLVKPRAGTVTFAGENLTGKTPDIMAKRGVVLVPEGRRIFGDMTVEENLRLGAYARRDTDAVEADVKTMERFFPILATKRQQKGGSLSGGQQQMLAIARGLMARPRVLLLDEPSLGLSPLLVKEIQQIILNIGKTFGASVLLVEQNAGLALSVASRGYLMQNGRIATSGPIAELKDMSLMRELYLGGVAEQA; via the coding sequence GTGAACCTGCTCGAAGTCTCCAATGTAACGACCGGGTATGGCGCAACGGTCGTCAACCGCGATGTCTCCGTGACGCTCGGCGAAAACGAGGTGATCACCATTCTCGGCCCCAACGGCGCCGGCAAATCGACGTTGCTGCGCACCATCGTCGGCCTGGTCAAGCCACGCGCCGGCACCGTCACCTTCGCCGGTGAGAACCTGACCGGCAAGACACCCGATATCATGGCCAAGCGCGGCGTGGTTCTGGTGCCTGAGGGACGGCGGATCTTCGGCGATATGACCGTCGAAGAAAACCTGCGTCTCGGCGCCTATGCGCGGCGCGATACCGACGCCGTCGAAGCCGACGTCAAGACGATGGAGCGCTTCTTCCCGATCCTCGCCACCAAACGCCAGCAGAAGGGCGGATCGCTGAGCGGCGGCCAGCAGCAGATGCTGGCAATTGCCCGCGGGCTGATGGCGCGTCCGCGTGTGCTCCTGCTCGACGAGCCCTCGCTCGGTCTTTCGCCGCTGCTGGTGAAAGAAATCCAGCAGATCATCCTGAATATCGGCAAGACCTTCGGCGCCTCCGTTCTGCTGGTCGAGCAGAATGCCGGGCTGGCGCTCTCGGTCGCCAGCCGCGGCTACCTGATGCAGAACGGCCGGATCGCCACGTCGGGGCCGATTGCCGAACTCAAGGATATGTCGCTGATGCGCGAGCTCTATCTCGGCGGCGTGGCGGAGCAGGCCTGA
- a CDS encoding ABC transporter ATP-binding protein, translating to MNAILEISGLKKQFGGVTALSGVNLSIEEGEILGIVGPNGSGKTTLFNVITGVYKPTEGHVTWRGRDITSLAAHEVSGAGIGYTFQQAMAFPGLSVLENVQIACEHARKTSRPYPWTTPAALLDFVGLTALANERAGVLPFGNLRLLGIALALATRPSLILLDEPAAGLNDKETATLVGLVKQFPAHGISVCVIDHDMKLMQMLCKRLVVLDFGSKIADGPTQDVLSNPKVLEVYLGGAL from the coding sequence ATGAACGCCATTCTTGAAATTTCAGGGTTGAAGAAGCAGTTCGGTGGCGTCACGGCGCTCTCCGGCGTCAATCTCTCGATCGAAGAGGGCGAAATCCTCGGCATTGTCGGGCCGAACGGCTCCGGCAAGACGACGCTCTTCAATGTCATCACCGGCGTCTACAAACCGACCGAGGGACATGTCACCTGGCGCGGCCGCGATATCACCAGCCTTGCCGCCCATGAGGTATCAGGGGCGGGAATCGGCTACACGTTCCAGCAGGCCATGGCCTTTCCCGGGCTGTCCGTACTCGAAAACGTCCAGATCGCCTGCGAACACGCCCGCAAGACCAGCCGTCCCTATCCCTGGACGACGCCGGCGGCATTGCTCGACTTCGTCGGGCTGACGGCACTCGCCAATGAGCGCGCCGGGGTCCTGCCCTTCGGCAATCTTCGTCTGCTCGGCATCGCGCTGGCGCTCGCAACCCGTCCCTCGCTGATCCTGCTCGACGAACCGGCGGCCGGTCTCAACGACAAGGAAACGGCAACGCTGGTCGGGCTGGTCAAGCAGTTTCCGGCCCACGGCATCAGCGTCTGCGTCATCGATCACGACATGAAGCTGATGCAGATGCTCTGCAAGCGGCTGGTCGTCCTCGATTTCGGATCGAAGATCGCCGATGGCCCGACGCAGGACGTTCTTTCCAATCCGAAGGTGCTCGAAGTCTATCTCGGAGGTGCGCTGTGA
- a CDS encoding branched-chain amino acid ABC transporter permease has product MNTPLSSLRSLAPALVVLAILAFVPAIGASNRMLSLAISAGINIVALYGLSVLFGQTGILSMGHAALVGVGAYAAALLARDTGIGFWLALPIGGIAAAAFAAVIGVPSLRVSGHHFVIMTFAFGQLLTIVLTNGGDFTGAATGLDLQLPVGFFGMRADDLVPYYFVVLAFVTLSAIASWAIINSPYGRTLRAIRENEKLAASLGINVGRHKIGAFVVSGVFAGVSGVLLAYFLRHISPSQFASFPSIYLALMVMIGGARLLLGPIAGGILVSFLPEVLNLDPVQSRILYGVCLIAVILLLPNGLIAGLADGWQRLFGASRKQAPSPAAGGKHASEAGR; this is encoded by the coding sequence ATGAACACCCCTCTTTCGTCGCTCCGCTCGCTGGCCCCGGCTCTCGTCGTACTGGCGATCCTCGCATTCGTTCCGGCAATCGGCGCCAGCAACCGCATGCTGTCGCTCGCCATTTCGGCCGGCATCAACATCGTCGCCCTCTACGGTCTCTCGGTACTTTTCGGTCAGACCGGCATTCTCTCGATGGGACATGCGGCACTCGTCGGTGTCGGCGCCTATGCGGCGGCGCTGCTTGCCCGCGATACCGGCATCGGCTTCTGGCTGGCGCTGCCGATCGGCGGCATCGCGGCGGCGGCCTTTGCGGCGGTGATCGGCGTGCCGTCGCTGCGCGTCAGCGGCCACCACTTCGTCATCATGACCTTCGCCTTCGGCCAGCTGCTGACCATCGTGCTGACCAATGGCGGTGACTTCACCGGGGCGGCGACAGGGCTCGACCTGCAGCTGCCGGTCGGCTTCTTCGGCATGCGTGCCGACGATCTCGTGCCTTACTACTTCGTCGTCCTGGCTTTCGTGACGCTTAGCGCCATCGCCAGCTGGGCGATCATCAATTCGCCCTATGGCCGCACGCTGCGCGCCATCCGCGAAAACGAGAAGCTGGCGGCCTCGCTCGGCATCAATGTCGGCCGCCACAAGATCGGCGCCTTCGTGGTCAGCGGCGTCTTTGCCGGTGTCTCCGGCGTACTGCTCGCCTATTTCCTGCGCCACATCTCGCCAAGCCAGTTCGCCTCCTTCCCGAGCATCTATCTGGCACTCATGGTGATGATCGGCGGCGCGCGGTTGCTTCTCGGGCCGATTGCCGGCGGCATTCTCGTGTCCTTCCTGCCGGAGGTTCTGAACCTCGACCCGGTCCAGTCACGCATTCTCTACGGCGTCTGCCTGATCGCGGTCATCCTGCTTCTGCCGAACGGCCTGATTGCAGGCCTCGCCGATGGATGGCAGCGGCTGTTCGGCGCCAGCCGCAAACAGGCGCCGTCGCCTGCCGCCGGAGGCAAACATGCTTCGGAGGCCGGACGATGA